Proteins from a genomic interval of Fibrobacter sp.:
- a CDS encoding PilZ domain-containing protein, producing MIFPYQLAWVVAILLLGLLLVVLFEIQRSNYRREHEEMFGTKEFDTKVALYDLTPKEIRTLEKLVRASKFENKDAVLNSSHLFEAAVLDFYEMRDVDTIRDETLDAVTRLRQKLGFDASNPLTVIVSTRQFNIGNRVDLLLDGVSKLKHSEILSQREKIWKVSYDDSFGPGSVYVGKEVRVRWTRPEDAVYSTNVRVFASEPGKLVLRHSQQLDKQQLRRWLREVVNFPVEAVFADGSTCNGVLYDLSAGGILIGLPIECESGKHIRIKFDLPSFGPEDVEIEILRNLGHKNPDYPEYFSTTASFSGAFGWTQERVLQYIFEVNKKKKAKETAQNALTS from the coding sequence GTGATTTTTCCTTATCAGTTAGCGTGGGTTGTCGCCATCCTCTTGCTGGGACTGCTGCTTGTAGTCCTGTTTGAAATCCAGCGGTCGAATTACCGCCGCGAACACGAAGAAATGTTCGGGACAAAGGAATTCGACACGAAGGTGGCGCTTTACGACTTGACTCCTAAGGAAATCAGGACCCTCGAAAAACTGGTCCGTGCCTCCAAGTTCGAGAACAAGGACGCCGTCCTCAATTCCTCGCACTTGTTCGAGGCTGCGGTTCTGGATTTTTACGAAATGCGCGATGTCGACACGATTCGCGACGAGACCCTCGACGCGGTAACGCGCCTGCGCCAGAAGCTCGGGTTCGATGCGTCGAACCCGCTGACCGTCATCGTGAGTACGCGCCAGTTCAACATCGGGAACAGGGTGGACCTCCTCCTGGACGGTGTAAGTAAATTAAAACATTCCGAAATTCTCTCGCAAAGGGAGAAAATCTGGAAGGTCTCCTACGACGACAGCTTCGGCCCCGGCAGCGTCTATGTGGGCAAGGAAGTGCGCGTCCGCTGGACCCGTCCTGAGGATGCGGTCTACTCCACGAACGTGCGCGTCTTTGCGAGCGAACCTGGCAAGCTGGTTCTTCGCCATTCCCAGCAGCTCGACAAGCAGCAACTGCGTCGCTGGCTGCGCGAAGTCGTGAATTTCCCGGTCGAGGCCGTCTTTGCGGACGGCAGTACCTGCAATGGCGTATTATACGACCTTTCCGCGGGCGGTATCCTCATCGGGCTGCCCATAGAATGCGAAAGCGGGAAGCACATCCGTATCAAGTTCGACCTCCCGAGCTTCGGTCCGGAAGATGTAGAAATTGAGATTTTGCGCAATTTGGGCCACAAAAACCCCGATTACCCCGAATATTTCTCCACGACAGCCTCGTTCAGCGGCGCCTTCGGGTGGACCCAGGAACGTGTTCTGCAGTACATATTCGAGGTCAACAAGAAAAAAAAGGCCAAAGAAACCGCCCAAAATGCGCTAACTAGTTAA
- a CDS encoding dihydroorotase, with the protein MRNMVLNNVRPFVDGKFGEPTKICLVDGKWADSAPEGTPEFDAKGALALPALFGLGLDFKEPLRDDIYTFKDGVSAMRRGGFFGGLYESSANPIDDSQKLTAMQQLASKSGLEFAFLGAFSMGYQCKDLAEMMELAQGGAVGFGDGNQDASRTRFLRLAMEYGSMTGKRFFFMPLDDSLRHHGLVHEGSYADTLGMKGIPRIAETISVFRILEMARFLKVPVHFKQVSCGETLRLIETARAQGVDVTCDVDIYHLLLDDSCLFDLDSHCNVPMPFRSADDREALWKGLESGTVNAISVNHDPVLRQDKEVNFEDAVPGAVSLEIALGAIWKPLSGRLGAARAVELLSTAPAQLAGVEPAALRKGGQASLVLLDQDRPMKVVPAMFAGKTRNTPLLGKELPSSIVASYINGEWTEV; encoded by the coding sequence ATGCGTAATATGGTTTTGAACAACGTTCGTCCGTTTGTTGACGGAAAGTTCGGCGAACCGACGAAGATTTGCCTTGTAGATGGAAAGTGGGCCGACAGCGCTCCCGAAGGTACACCCGAATTCGACGCGAAGGGCGCGCTTGCGCTCCCCGCGCTCTTTGGCCTCGGTCTCGATTTTAAGGAACCCCTGCGCGACGACATCTACACGTTCAAGGATGGCGTGAGTGCCATGCGCCGTGGCGGGTTCTTCGGCGGGCTTTACGAAAGCTCCGCGAACCCGATTGACGATTCGCAGAAGCTCACCGCGATGCAGCAGCTGGCTTCGAAGTCCGGTCTCGAGTTCGCGTTCCTCGGCGCCTTCAGCATGGGTTACCAGTGCAAAGATTTGGCCGAGATGATGGAACTTGCGCAGGGCGGCGCCGTCGGCTTCGGCGACGGCAATCAGGACGCTTCCCGCACGCGCTTCTTGCGCCTCGCGATGGAATACGGTTCCATGACGGGCAAGCGCTTCTTCTTTATGCCGCTCGACGATTCGCTGCGTCACCACGGGCTCGTGCACGAGGGCAGCTACGCCGACACGCTCGGCATGAAGGGCATCCCGCGTATCGCCGAGACGATTTCCGTCTTCAGGATTCTCGAGATGGCGCGCTTCCTCAAGGTTCCGGTGCATTTCAAACAAGTTAGCTGCGGCGAGACGCTTCGCCTTATCGAGACCGCGCGTGCTCAGGGCGTGGATGTCACCTGCGACGTGGATATCTACCACCTTCTCCTGGACGACAGCTGCCTGTTCGACCTCGACTCGCACTGCAACGTGCCGATGCCGTTCCGTTCCGCCGACGATCGCGAGGCCCTGTGGAAGGGCCTGGAATCGGGAACCGTGAATGCGATTAGCGTGAACCACGACCCGGTGCTCAGGCAGGACAAGGAAGTGAATTTCGAGGATGCGGTGCCGGGAGCGGTTTCTTTGGAGATCGCGCTCGGGGCCATCTGGAAACCGCTCAGCGGGCGGCTTGGCGCCGCACGCGCGGTGGAACTCCTTTCCACCGCCCCGGCACAGCTTGCGGGCGTGGAACCTGCGGCCCTCCGCAAGGGTGGACAGGCGAGCCTGGTCCTCCTCGACCAGGACCGCCCGATGAAGGTCGTCCCCGCCATGTTCGCTGGCAAGACCCGCAATACGCCGCTCCTCGGCAAGGAACTGCCGTCTTCCATTGTCGCTTCCTACATCAACGGGGAGTGGACCGAGGTGTAG
- a CDS encoding aspartate carbamoyltransferase catalytic subunit encodes MSALEIKHLFGLRGVSKHDIRLILDNAKQFREILERPVKKVPSLRGMTVVNLFFENSTRTRTSFELAEKRLSADTVNFTSSNSSVKKGETLVDTLRNIEAMKIDIVVVRHKGTGVPKFLADNSDAIIVNAGDGAHEHPTQALLDMLTIEEKLGTLEGKNVTIVGDIRHSRVARSNLWGMTTMGAHVTLCGPSTLVPRNRELMDKVTWEPDVKKAVKDADAIIALRLQKERMDDALLPSMREYRNTFGITHELLECAKDKVLIMHPGPINRGVELDSEIADGENSVILNQVTNGVAVRMAVLYLLAGGRANA; translated from the coding sequence TTGAGCGCCCTTGAGATTAAACACCTGTTCGGGCTGCGCGGAGTATCCAAGCACGATATCCGCCTGATTCTCGACAATGCAAAACAGTTCCGTGAAATTTTGGAACGCCCCGTGAAGAAGGTGCCGAGCCTTCGCGGCATGACGGTCGTGAACCTGTTCTTCGAGAACAGCACCCGCACCCGCACGAGTTTCGAACTCGCCGAGAAGCGCCTTTCCGCCGATACGGTGAACTTCACGAGTTCCAACTCCAGCGTGAAGAAGGGCGAGACGCTCGTCGATACGCTTCGAAACATCGAAGCCATGAAGATTGACATCGTGGTCGTCCGCCACAAGGGGACGGGAGTCCCGAAGTTCCTCGCCGACAACAGCGACGCGATTATCGTGAACGCGGGCGACGGCGCGCACGAGCATCCGACTCAGGCGCTGCTCGACATGCTCACCATCGAAGAAAAACTTGGAACGCTCGAAGGCAAGAACGTGACCATCGTGGGCGATATCCGCCACAGCCGCGTGGCCCGCAGTAACCTCTGGGGCATGACGACGATGGGTGCGCACGTGACGCTCTGCGGACCGAGCACCCTGGTCCCGCGCAATAGGGAACTGATGGACAAGGTCACTTGGGAACCTGACGTGAAGAAGGCCGTGAAGGATGCCGATGCCATCATCGCGCTCCGCCTGCAAAAAGAACGCATGGACGACGCCCTCTTGCCCAGCATGCGCGAATACCGCAACACGTTCGGCATCACGCACGAACTGCTGGAATGCGCGAAGGACAAGGTGCTCATCATGCATCCGGGTCCAATCAACCGCGGCGTGGAACTCGACAGCGAGATTGCCGATGGCGAGAACTCGGTAATCTTGAACCAGGTGACTAACGGGGTGGCCGTGCGTATGGCCGTGCTTTACCTTTTGGCTGGAGGCCGTGCAAATGCGTAA
- the pyrR gene encoding bifunctional pyr operon transcriptional regulator/uracil phosphoribosyltransferase PyrR, translating into MKDNCKRIQELLSAQAMEFALDEMAAKIAKMHPSAENLIVLGMASRGIPLAKKLSERLSQKFGKPIEMGSLDATFYRDDFHYRKKVGSTEMRFTEMPATVEGKTVILVDDVLYTGRSVRAAMQAILDLGRPAAIRLCVLVDRGHRELPIAPDCVGLTVETAQNQEVRVMIEPIDNENSVYLVEVEA; encoded by the coding sequence ATGAAAGACAACTGCAAACGTATTCAGGAACTGCTTTCGGCGCAGGCGATGGAATTCGCCCTCGACGAGATGGCTGCAAAGATTGCCAAGATGCATCCGTCCGCCGAAAACTTGATTGTACTTGGCATGGCAAGCCGCGGGATTCCGCTGGCGAAAAAATTGAGCGAAAGGCTCTCGCAAAAATTCGGCAAGCCCATCGAGATGGGTAGCCTGGATGCCACGTTCTACCGTGACGACTTCCACTACCGCAAGAAGGTGGGCTCCACCGAGATGCGCTTCACCGAGATGCCCGCGACTGTCGAAGGCAAGACGGTCATCCTCGTGGACGACGTGCTCTATACGGGCCGCTCCGTGCGTGCCGCCATGCAGGCCATCCTCGACCTCGGGCGCCCTGCCGCCATCCGCCTCTGCGTGCTGGTGGACCGCGGGCACCGCGAGCTCCCGATTGCGCCGGACTGCGTGGGCCTCACGGTAGAGACCGCACAGAACCAGGAAGTCCGCGTGATGATTGAACCTATCGATAACGAAAATTCAGTTTACCTCGTAGAAGTGGAGGCTTAG